A window of Solea solea chromosome 18, fSolSol10.1, whole genome shotgun sequence contains these coding sequences:
- the mocs1 gene encoding molybdenum cofactor biosynthesis protein 1 isoform X2 yields MATVGVAVSRFLDRHNSSINNFVKVFARRGSPGSRRPYSSATHRENEDEVGDSSLAAPNFVASLKTSSRQKFREDALLPFSAFLTDNFGRRHNYLRISLTEKCNLRCQYCMPEEGVRLTPRAQLLTTSELLTLARLFVQEGVDKIRLTGGEPLIRPDVVDVIAELKKLEGLKTIAVTTNGMNLARLLPKLKTAGVDLINISLDSLVPAKFEFIVRRKGFHKVMEGIDKAIEMGFNPVKVNCVVMRGLNEDELIDFVALTENKPLEVRFIEYMPFDGNKWNFKKMVSYQEMLDRIKQQWPKLEMLQTGHTDTAKAFKVQGFKGQVGFITSISDHFCGSCNRLRITADGNLKVCLFDNSEVSLRDLLRSGASEEELLQIIGAAVGRKKKQHAGILNLSQMKNRPMILIEPPSALSAAPHTAFSDSRRVLKQEEVLCLSDCTILTPITYFYRSRTAVSGATHQGLHICKERPNATDNPHFVAPAAGCSLNSCHLNTSSFNTHKNVMSKMNGKDCLRCAQARKPNALKSLLHRTQGIPMFCPIMEPKIYLNQHNVIRMCHNQYSTQNPTGKESLSDQTKSDTSVANTHLPEITEVQLTHTDAQGRATMVDVGGKVPSCRTATAHATVLLGSTAFRLLRDNQLAKGDALTVAQLAGIMAAKQTSTLIPLCHPLPLNHVSITFDLEELQDAAFITATCSTTSRTGVEMEALTAVSVAALTLYDMCKAVSHDIVIKDVKLMSKIGGKRDFHRHP; encoded by the exons attactgcccTTTTCAGCGTTCTTGACCGATAACTTCGGCCGGAGACACAACTACCTGCGCATCTCCCTGACAGAGAAGTGCAACCTGCGCT GTCAGTACTGTATGCCAGAGGAGGGGGTGAGGCTTACACCACGGGCCCAACTGCTGACCACTTCAGAATTACTGACTCTGGCTCGTCTCTTCGTCCAGGAGGGAGTGGACAAAATCCGCCTCACTGGAGGAGAACCCCTCATCAGACCTGACGTGGTTGATGTCATCG CTGAACTGAAGAAGCTGGAGGGCCTGAAAACCATTGCAGTAACAACCAATGGCATGAACTTGGCCAGGCTCCTGCCTAAGCTGAAAACTGCTGGAGTTGACCTTATTAATATCAGCCTGGATTCACTGGTTCCTGCAAAATTTGAGTTTATTGTCAGACGAAAGG GGTTCCATAAAGTCATGGAGGGCATCGATAAGGCCATTGAAATGGGCTTCAACCCTGTCAAG GTAAATTGTGTGGTCATGCGAGGCCTTAATGAGGACGAGTTGATAGACTTTGTGGCCCTGACAGAAAACAAGCCTTTGGAGGTGCGTTTCATTGAATACATGCCCTTTGATG GCAACAAGTGGAATTTTAAGAAGATGGTTAGTTACCAGGAGATGCTGGACCGCATCAAGCAGCAGTGGCCTAAGTTGGAAATGCTTCAAactggacacacagacactgctaAG GCGTTCAAAGTGCAAGGCTTCAAAGGCCAGGTGGGATTCATCACCTCCATATCTGACCATTTCTGTGGCTCCTGCAACCGCTTGCGCATCACTGCAGATGGCAACCTCAAG gtttgtttatttgacaACTCTGAAGTGTCTCTCAGAGACCTCTTACGCTCTGGGGCATCAGAAGAGGAGCTATTACAAATCATTGGAGCAGCTGTTGGcagaaagaagaaacaacatGCAG GCATACTCAATCTCTCTCAGATGAAGAACAGGCCCATGATCCTCATTG AGCCTCCATCTGCTCTTTCAGCAGCTCCTCACACAGCTTTTTCAGACAGCAGAAGAGTCCTGAAACAAGAGGAGGTTTTGTGCCTTTCAGATTGCACCATTTTGACACCAATTACATATTTTTACCGCTCTAGAACTGCAGTGAGCGGGGCCACCCATCAAGGATTGCACATCTGCAAAGAAAGACCTAATGCAACAGACAATCCACACTTTGTAGCACCAGCTGCTGGTTGCAGTTTGAACAGTTGTCATTTAAACACTTCAAGCTTCAACacgcacaaaaatgtcatgagcaaaatgaatggaaaagactgtctcAGGTGCGCACAAGCCAGGAAACCTAATGCTTTGAAAAGCCTCTTGCATAGGACCCAAGGAATTCCCATGTTTTGCCCAATAATGGAACCTAAAATATATCTTAATCAACACAATGTTATAAGAATGTGCCATAATCAGTATTCCACCCAAAATCCCACTGGAAAAGAATCTTTGAGTGATCAGACGAAGTCGGACACAAGTGTGGCCAACACCCACCTGCCTGAAATTACTGAAGTCCAGCTGACGCATACAGATGCTCAAGGAAGAGCCACCATGGTGGATGTTGGAGGGAAAGTTCCCTCATGTAGAACAGCCACAGCTCACGCCACTGTCTTGTTGGGTTCCACTGCTTTTCGGCTACTTCGGGATAACCAGCTGGCAAAGGGTGACGCCTTAACTGTTGCCCAGTTGGCCGGGATCATGGCTGCCAAGCAGACCTCGACCCTCATCCCGCTCTGCCACCCACTCCCCTTAAACCATGTCTCCATTACCTTTGACCTGGAAGAGCTGCAGGACGCTGCGTTCATCACCGCAACATGTAGCACTACGAGCAGAACGGGAGTTGAGATGGAGGCTTTGACAGCCGTTTCTGTGGCAGCACTAACCCTATATGACATGTGCAAGGCTGTGAGCCATGACATCGTCATTAAGGATGTCAAGCTCATGAGTAAGATAGGCGGAAAGAGGGACTTTCACCGTCACCCTTGA